From the Diadema setosum chromosome 3, eeDiaSeto1, whole genome shotgun sequence genome, the window aataatattaataacaataagaagaagaatagaaaTAATAAGCATAAGAATTTGAATaggaaaaaagaataagaataaaCAAGGATATTTTTGTCAGGTACCAGTAGTGGACAGACCTGACAAGGAAGAAACGGTCATTGTATTACTTTCTAAGTTCTGAGAAGTTTAGGACGTCTAGGGAGCTACATAATTAATTATACTTTCAAGCTTCTAAACATATCAATACTTAGAAAATACTGGCGCAGTAATAACTTTGCTGTCGCTATGTCATACCAACTGATGGCAGGTCGCTGCACTTTTCTTGCTTAAACccaaacagttttttttttattatagtaTTTATGAGATTGAAATAATATCACCAAACGGTAGTTGAATACGACCACCGAACGATACCTTCCTACGGCTAATGCTTTATTACTTTGAAATCGACACAGATCTCACTGTCAAGTTTCATGGCCAATACCGTGGCGTTCCTGACATCCAGCGTTGTGATTGGTCTCTTCAGTTGGGCTATGGCTGAGGACGTAACAGCCAACTCGAGTGTTGGGGCCAACCACAACATCTACGTGATTTCTTTTGCTACCGTGATCGCCGCCATGTCTATCATCTGTATCTTGTCGTTGATGGCGCTTTTTGCTGACTGCTTCACCGTTTGCTTCAGCACGCCTTCCCTATCGCAGGTAATAGAATGCATTGAAAGTGTCGTCTGTTACGATTTTGAGGCGAtgctacaaaataaaaaaagaagagaaaggaaggaatgaaaacttttgttttgttttgtttttgtttttgtttttgtttttgtgctttgGTATGCAATCCTAAATCAAAAGAGTACAGTGTAAAagattaacaacaacaataacaaatcataattatgtaaatttgcAATTTGCCTTATATCACAATGTCATAATGGTTTTACAGGATTTTGAGTAGAATTGAGGTTAGGCAAAATAAGTCATCAAAAAATTGCCAAGTAGAATAACTTTggctttgattgttttttctttgttttaatattcttacataatacaataattattatcattacgtGAATGATATCGTGGAGGACTGAAACACATTTAGATATGAAATAGAGAATTAGAGAATGAGAAAATCagagaaaggaaatgaaacacGTATTAATTCGTTGAGGCTGTCATTCACTCAGCAAAGACCATAATGTTATGtcacttttttctctcactATTTTCGTTTGACAGCACCCTTACCCCTTGGACGGCTATGATATGCCCCCTCGTTATCCACAGATGCACCCGGGTGCTAAACTCTACTAGGCGGACCGACGATTCAACGTGGTGATATCATAATCCTTTCTACATGCAGTCAACTTTGCAAAAATCGAGAAATATGTTAAGGAGAAGAGATTTATTTTCTTGGGTGGATGCGCAAACGTCTTTAACTCTATAACTTTATTGTGTAAGGCGCATTTCACATAAGTCGAAAAAGAGGTCGCGTCAAGCCCGCAGCACGCTATACCACTGTCGGTCGCACGACTGAGCGACTTctcatctgaaataaacaagcgcattttttttttttttcataagggTATCGAGATTTATTTCGGATCCGAAGTCTATGAGTCGTGCCACCGAAAGTCGTATGGTGAGCGGTGGACTTTAGACTCTGCTTAGGTGAGTTTGACATGACACGAGTTTTCCAAGAGGACATCGGGCATGTCGGGTGTCACATAAAGACGCAGTCAATCACAATCTTCTCATATGCAAGTCGGCACACAGTACCATTTTACACCAGCATGCTATCTTCTTTTGATACGGAGAGTGACAGTTTTTCCGTTTGGAAATCTTGAGGAAAGTAAcgcctcttttcttttcaatgcaTGATTACAGATTCGGGTGTTTTTCCCCCTTTAGACAAATATTGAACATTGCAACATCTGCATCTACCGTCATACATggtaaagcaaaaaatatacataGACGGCGGCTAAATCTTTTCTCAAACTATTgttaaatttcaaaattgttatTTGCATAGCTTTAACTTGATACCTGCACGTATTAGGTGTTTTCTTTCCTAATTGTCACTAAGGCAACGTTTACAGGTTACGTACATGCATCGAAAGGTATGAAATGAACTTATCCGAAATCAAGTTGGCATGTGAAACTTGGAAGTACTTTGTCGATCGCATACT encodes:
- the LOC140226414 gene encoding uncharacterized protein, with translation MGFRRSFIGFTGAVQILLTMAVFSLTTDAVLSVPAPAEENHASGIPLWGGLIILMCGAANLVSVLGGKKKKSKNSFLPISLSSFMANTVAFLTSSVVIGLFSWAMAEDVTANSSVGANHNIYVISFATVIAAMSIICILSLMALFADCFTVCFSTPSLSQHPYPLDGYDMPPRYPQMHPGAKLY